A genomic stretch from Lathyrus oleraceus cultivar Zhongwan6 chromosome 2, CAAS_Psat_ZW6_1.0, whole genome shotgun sequence includes:
- the LOC127120270 gene encoding uncharacterized protein LOC127120270, whose protein sequence is MKDDDGLPTSTTTSSKKENMDSSIFGKGRYKFWALAAILLLAFWSMFTGTVSLRWSGNLNSLSSDLDTPIHDDLDVLEMEEREKVVRHMWDVYTNSRRIRLPRFWQEAFEAAYEDLTSDVPGVRDDAITEIAKMSVRSVNFDPPPIQSTRTQEFSKTLKIAEKGKEAIVSRRA, encoded by the exons ATGAAGGATGACGATGGACttccaacctcaacaacaacaagtaGCAAAAAGGAAAACATGGATTCGTCTATTTTTGGGAAAGGACGGTACAAATTCTGGGCATTAGCTGCTATTTTGCTTCTCGCTTTTTGGTCCATGTTCACCGGTACCGTTTCTCTTCGTTGGTCTGGTAATCTCAATTCGTTATCCAGTGATTTAGATACTCCAATTCACGATGACCTAGATGTTCTT gAAATGGAGGAGAGGGAGAAGGTGGTGAGGCATATGTGGGATGTGTATACCAACAGCCGTAGGATCAGGTTGCCGAGGTTTTGGCAAGAGGCTTTTGAGGCTGCTTATGAAGATTTGACGAGCGATGTTCCTGGTGTTAGAGATGATGCAATCACTGAGATCGCTAAGATGTCTGTGCGTTCGGTTAATTTTGATCCACCTCCTATCCAATCCACG AGAACACAAGAATTTAGTAAAACCCTCAAGATAGCTGAGAAAGGAAAAGAAGCCATTGTATCTCGGCGTGCTTAA